Proteins encoded within one genomic window of Macrotis lagotis isolate mMagLag1 chromosome 3, bilby.v1.9.chrom.fasta, whole genome shotgun sequence:
- the CTSD gene encoding cathepsin D gives MPRAPRPPPPLLLLALLALLPPAGALVRVPLYKFKSIRETLRERGGPPQAAAEPPSKYAPPPPGGPVPELLKNYMDAQYYGSIGIGTPPQEFTVVFDTGSSNLWVPSVHCSIWDIACWVHRKYNGKNSSTYVKNGTNFNIHYGSGSLSGYLSVDTVQVPFSDGSGLKIQQQTFGEATKQPGITFIAAKFDGILGMAFPVISVDSVLPVFDNVMKQKLVDRNLFSFYLNRDPTAQTGGELMFGGTDSKYYTGEFTYLNVTRQAYWQVHMDGVKVKSDLTLCKAGCEAIVDTGTSLITGPSEEIKSLHKALGALPLIQGEYMFPCEKVTSLPPISFMLGKKAFQLTGEQYVLKVTQGGKTICLSGFMGMDIPQPMGPLWILGDVFIGQYYTVFDRDNNRVGFAKAR, from the exons aTGCCGCGCGCCccccgcccgccgccgccgctgctgctCCTCGCGCTCCTCGCGCTGCTGCCGCCCGCCGGCGCCCTGGTCAG GGTCCCGCTGTACAAGTTCAAGTCCATCCGCGAGACGCTGCGGGAGCGGGGCGGCCCCCCCCAGGCCGCGGCCGAGCCCCCCTCCAAGTACGCGCCGCCGCCCCCCGGGGGGCCCGTGCCGGAGCTGCTCAAGAACTACATGGAC gcCCAGTACTATGGCTCCATCGGCATCGGGACCCCCCCCCAGGAGTTCACGGTGGTCTTCGACACGGGCTCCTCCAACCTGTGGGTGCCCTCGGTGCACTGCAGCATTTGGGACATCGCCTGCT GGGTCCACCGCAAGTACAACGGGAAGAACTCGAGCACCTACGTGAAGAACGGCACCAACTTCAACATCCACTACGGCTCCGGCAGCCTCTCGGGGTACCTGAGCGTGGACACGGTGCAG GTTCCCTTCTCGGATGGCAGCGGCCTGAAGATTCAGCAGCAGACCTTCGGGGAGGCCACCAAGCAGCCCGGCATCACCTTCATCGCCGCCAAGTTCGATGGCATCCTGGGCATGGCCTTCCCCGTCATCTCGGTGGACTCCGTCTTGCCCGTCTTTGACAATGTCATGAAGCAGAAGCTGGTGGACAGGAACCTGTTCTCCTTCTACCTGAACAG GGACCCCACCGCCCAGACTGGAGGAGAGCTGATGTTCGGGGGCACCGACAGCAAGTACTATACAGGGGAGTTCACCTACCTCAACGTCACCCGCCAGGCCTACTGGCAGGTTCATATGGACGG GGTGAAGGTGAAAAGCGATCTGACACTGTGTAAGGCCGGCTGCGAAGCCATCGTGGACACGGGCACCTCTCTCATCACCGGCCCCTCGGAAGAAATCAAGTCCCTGCACAAAGCCCTTGGGGCTCTGCCTCTGATCCAGGGAGAG TACATGTTTCCCTGTGAGAAGGTGACCAGCCTCCCACCCATCTCCTTCATGCTGGGGAAGAAGGCGTTTCAGCTCACAGGCGAACAGTATGTCCTCAAG GTGACTCAGGGTGGAAAAACCATCTGTCTGAGCGGCTTCATGGGCATGGACATCCCCCAGCCAATGGGGCCCCTCTGGATTCTGGGTGACGTCTTCATAGGCCAGTACTACACTGTGTTCGACCGGGACAACAATCGTGTGGGCTTCGCCAAGGCCCGCTGA
- the IFITM10 gene encoding interferon-induced transmembrane protein 10, whose translation MEAKTCKADSVRTGTGSGPGKHSAEKKTMTNPTTVIEIYPDTTEVNDYYLWSIFNFVYLNFCCLGFIALAYSLKVRDKKLLNDLNGAVEDAKTARLFNITSSALAAFCLVLIFIFLRYPLNDY comes from the exons ATGGAGGCCAAGACTTGCAAGGCCGACAGCGTCCGCACGGGCACAGGCTCGGGGCCCGGCAAACACTCGGCagagaagaagaccatgaccaaCCCCACCACCGTCATCGAGATCTACCCCGACACCACCGAGGTCAACGACTACTATCTCTGGTCTATCTTCAACTTCGTCTACCTCAACTTCTGCTGCCTGGGCTTTATCGCCCTGGCCTACTCCCTGAAG GTTCGGGACAAGAAACTCCTGAATGATCTGAATGGGGCCGTGGAAGATGCCAAGACGGCTCGTCTGTTCAACATCACCAGCTCAGCTCTGGCCGCCTTCTGTCTAGTCCTCATCTTCATATTCCTGCGGTACCCCCTCAATGACTACTGA